In Halorhabdus rudnickae, the following proteins share a genomic window:
- a CDS encoding 50S ribosomal protein L18, with amino-acid sequence MATGPRYKVPMRRRRESRTDYHQRLRLLKSGKPRLVARLSNSQARAQLVTTGPDGDETVAAAESNDLAEYGWEAPTGNLPAAYLTGLLAGLRAIDAGYEEAVLDIGLNTPTPGSKVFAIQEGAIDAGLEIPHNDDVLADWERTSGEHIAEYAEMREEPLYSGDFDATELPAHFAELRETLLEGDIEL; translated from the coding sequence ATGGCGACAGGACCACGATACAAGGTGCCGATGCGTCGGCGCCGCGAATCCCGGACGGACTACCATCAGCGGTTGCGCCTGCTGAAATCCGGCAAGCCCCGCCTCGTGGCGCGGCTCTCGAACAGCCAGGCCAGGGCGCAGCTGGTGACTACCGGGCCCGATGGAGACGAGACAGTTGCAGCCGCCGAGTCGAACGACCTCGCCGAGTACGGCTGGGAGGCACCGACGGGCAACCTGCCCGCCGCGTATCTCACCGGCCTGCTCGCCGGGCTGCGAGCGATCGACGCCGGCTACGAGGAAGCCGTGCTGGACATCGGACTCAACACGCCGACGCCAGGGAGCAAAGTATTCGCGATCCAGGAGGGTGCGATCGACGCCGGCCTGGAAATCCCCCACAACGACGACGTGCTTGCCGACTGGGAGCGGACCAGCGGTGAACACATCGCCGAGTACGCCGAGATGCGTGAGGAACCGCTGTATAGCGGGGATTTCGACGCGACAGAGCTACCCGCACACTTCGCGGAGTTGCGGGAGACGTTACTCGAAGGTGACATCGAACTATGA
- a CDS encoding 30S ribosomal protein S5 has translation MSDGWEPRTRLGRQVADGEIDSMRDALNAGLPLKEPEIVDQLVPGLEDEVLDINMVQRMTDSGRRVKFRCVVVVGNRDGLVGYAEGRDDQVGGAIQKAIEVAKLNLIDVSRGCGSWECGCGRAHTVALRTTGKAGSVEVELQPAPRGLGLAGGETVRHVLELAGIEDIWTRSSGNTRTTVNFAKATFNALRNTAEARVPERAFEEREVIE, from the coding sequence ATGAGCGACGGATGGGAACCACGAACGCGGCTCGGCCGCCAGGTCGCCGACGGCGAGATCGACTCGATGCGCGACGCCCTGAACGCCGGGCTGCCGCTGAAGGAACCGGAGATCGTCGACCAGCTCGTCCCCGGGCTGGAAGACGAAGTACTGGACATCAACATGGTCCAGCGGATGACCGACTCTGGCCGCCGGGTGAAGTTCCGGTGTGTCGTCGTCGTGGGCAACCGCGACGGTCTGGTCGGCTACGCCGAGGGGCGTGACGACCAGGTCGGCGGCGCGATCCAGAAGGCAATCGAGGTCGCCAAGCTGAACCTGATCGACGTCTCGCGTGGCTGTGGCTCCTGGGAGTGTGGCTGTGGCCGAGCGCACACGGTCGCGCTGCGGACCACGGGCAAGGCCGGCAGCGTCGAGGTCGAACTCCAGCCCGCCCCGCGCGGACTGGGCCTGGCCGGCGGAGAAACCGTCCGGCACGTCCTCGAACTCGCCGGCATCGAAGACATCTGGACGCGCTCGTCGGGGAACACCCGCACGACGGTCAACTTCGCAAAGGCGACGTTCAACGCCCTGCGGAACACGGCCGAAGCACGGGTCCCCGAGCGAGCCTTCGAGGAGCGCGAGGTGATCGAGTAA
- a CDS encoding 50S ribosomal protein L30 encodes MEVLVQLRGEVDVSQDVVDTLEMLNLGRVNHATFVPETEAYRGMITKVHDVVAHGEPSVETVELLLEKRAEPAEGEGDIDDEWVGWNTNYDDLESLAEALLEEETTLQEVGLSPTLRLHPPRKGHDGIKHPTTEGGQLGNHSTEAIDDLLEAMR; translated from the coding sequence ATGGAAGTACTCGTTCAGTTGCGAGGCGAGGTTGACGTCAGTCAGGACGTCGTCGACACCCTGGAGATGCTCAACCTGGGCCGCGTCAATCACGCCACGTTCGTCCCCGAGACCGAGGCCTACCGGGGCATGATCACGAAGGTTCACGACGTGGTCGCCCACGGCGAACCCTCTGTCGAGACAGTCGAGTTGCTCCTCGAAAAGCGGGCTGAGCCTGCCGAAGGCGAAGGAGACATCGACGACGAGTGGGTCGGCTGGAACACAAACTACGACGACCTCGAAAGTCTGGCCGAAGCCCTCCTCGAAGAGGAGACAACCCTGCAGGAAGTCGGCCTGTCGCCGACACTCCGTCTGCACCCACCACGGAAGGGCCACGACGGGATCAAGCATCCGACCACCGAGGGCGGACAACTCGGTAATCACTCGACCGAGGCGATCGACGACCTGCTGGAGGCGATGCGATAA
- a CDS encoding uL15m family ribosomal protein, with translation MTSKKKRQRGSRTHGGGTHKNRRGAGHRGGRGDAGRDKHEMHNYPPIGKSGFTRPEKTQEDVREIDVRKLDEDAALLAAEGLAEETDGGYRIDAREVVEDGHEADVVKVLGSGQVRNELTVVADAFSAGAREKLEAAGGSAELSERGEQRQDKEHADADSE, from the coding sequence ATGACTAGTAAGAAAAAGCGCCAGCGCGGTTCGCGCACACACGGCGGTGGCACGCACAAGAACCGTCGCGGTGCCGGTCACCGCGGCGGTCGCGGCGACGCCGGCCGCGACAAACACGAAATGCACAACTACCCGCCGATCGGCAAGAGCGGGTTCACGCGCCCCGAGAAGACCCAGGAGGACGTCCGCGAGATCGACGTCCGGAAACTCGACGAGGACGCGGCCCTGTTGGCCGCCGAGGGCCTCGCCGAGGAGACCGACGGCGGCTACCGGATCGATGCCCGCGAAGTCGTCGAGGACGGTCACGAGGCCGACGTCGTAAAAGTACTCGGTAGCGGGCAGGTCCGCAACGAACTGACCGTCGTCGCCGACGCGTTCTCGGCCGGTGCCCGCGAGAAGCTCGAGGCCGCCGGTGGGAGTGCGGAGCTGAGCGAGCGCGGCGAACAACGACAGGATAAAGAGCACGCCGACGCCGACAGCGAGTAA
- the secY gene encoding preprotein translocase subunit SecY codes for MSWKDTAEPLLTRMPSVARPEGHVPFKRKLGWTAGVLVLYFFLTNVYLFGLGTGGGDAFGRFRSILAGGQGTILQLGIGPIVTASIVLQLLGGADLLGLDTQNNPRDQVLYQGLQKVLVLVMIALTGLPMVFAANFLPADPVFGLGTTGTKWLMFLQIAVGGVLILYMDEVISKWGVGSGIGLFIIAGVSQSLVGGLIAIPQLSPTNDWGLIPSWIAMGLGYRDIPSVLTTEGLLDFLFGQGQIIALLTTLSIFVIVVYAESVRVEIPLSHARVKGARGRFPVKLIYASVLPMILVRALQQNAQFLGRILNQQLGGSMPAILGTYGSNGNPTGGLFYYLAPVQSPSQWAWFLGGVSQPVWKVLLRVGIDLTVMIVGGAIFAVFWVETTDMGPEATAQQIQNSGMQIPGFRQSPGVLEKVLGRYIPQVTVIGGALVGLLAVLANMLGTIGGVTGTGLLLTVSITYKLYEEIAEEQLMEMHPMMRQMFG; via the coding sequence ATGAGCTGGAAGGACACCGCTGAACCACTGCTGACGCGGATGCCGTCGGTCGCCCGCCCGGAGGGCCACGTGCCGTTCAAGCGCAAGCTGGGCTGGACAGCCGGCGTGCTAGTGCTGTATTTCTTCCTGACCAACGTCTACCTGTTCGGACTGGGGACCGGTGGCGGCGACGCGTTCGGTCGCTTCCGGTCGATCCTGGCCGGTGGACAGGGGACGATTTTGCAACTCGGCATCGGGCCAATCGTTACGGCAAGCATCGTCCTGCAGTTGCTGGGCGGTGCGGATCTGCTGGGCCTTGACACCCAGAACAATCCACGCGATCAGGTGCTCTATCAGGGCCTCCAGAAAGTGCTGGTACTCGTGATGATCGCCCTGACCGGGCTCCCGATGGTGTTCGCCGCCAACTTCCTGCCGGCAGACCCGGTCTTTGGACTGGGTACAACGGGAACGAAGTGGCTCATGTTCCTCCAGATCGCCGTCGGCGGTGTCCTCATCCTCTACATGGACGAGGTGATCAGCAAGTGGGGCGTCGGGAGCGGGATCGGCCTGTTCATCATCGCTGGCGTCAGCCAGAGTCTGGTGGGCGGGTTGATCGCGATCCCGCAGCTATCGCCGACCAACGACTGGGGCCTCATTCCTTCCTGGATTGCGATGGGGCTTGGCTACCGGGACATCCCTTCGGTGCTGACCACGGAAGGGTTGCTGGACTTCCTCTTTGGACAAGGCCAGATCATCGCCCTGCTCACGACTCTCTCGATCTTCGTGATCGTCGTCTACGCGGAGTCGGTCCGGGTGGAAATCCCGCTCAGTCACGCTCGCGTGAAGGGTGCCCGCGGACGATTCCCCGTGAAACTCATCTACGCGAGCGTCCTGCCGATGATCCTCGTCCGGGCGTTGCAGCAGAACGCCCAGTTCCTCGGGCGGATACTCAACCAGCAACTCGGGGGCAGTATGCCCGCTATCCTGGGCACCTACGGATCGAACGGTAATCCAACGGGCGGACTGTTCTACTACCTGGCACCGGTCCAGTCGCCGAGTCAGTGGGCGTGGTTCCTCGGTGGAGTCTCCCAGCCGGTCTGGAAGGTCCTGCTGCGTGTCGGTATCGATCTCACCGTCATGATCGTCGGCGGCGCCATATTCGCCGTCTTCTGGGTCGAGACGACTGACATGGGTCCGGAGGCGACGGCCCAGCAGATCCAGAATTCCGGCATGCAGATCCCCGGCTTCCGACAGAGCCCCGGCGTACTCGAGAAGGTGCTTGGACGGTACATTCCGCAAGTGACGGTCATCGGCGGCGCCCTCGTTGGCCTGCTGGCCGTCCTGGCGAACATGCTCGGCACGATCGGCGGCGTCACCGGAACCGGACTGCTGCTGACCGTGAGCATTACCTACAAGCTCTACGAGGAAATCGCCGAGGAGCAACTCATGGAGATGCATCCCATGATGCGCCAGATGTTCGGCTAA